CTGCCAAGACGGGAACAAGGAAAGGAGGCCGATGCATGCAGTCGGCCCACATATATGAAACAAAATGAAAAGTACGTGGTACCCAACACATGGAGCTGATCGAATAGCCGATGTGTGACCATCAACTTTAGAGTTTAAAGTACCTGACACATTAAGTCAATCGAGTAGCCGATatgtgaccatcgactttagagtttTAAATAaatacatgcaggtttatctgttaagtctactgaaggaactcgtcgATGGCTGCAATGGCCTCAAGACGGACACGATCAGCTTCAGCGATCACTGCTTCGTCTTCCTTGTCCACTCCCGGCACCACCTGCCTACTCAAAGCACTTAGCTCCGCAAGGTCTGCCTTCAGTTGAGCGGTCAGGGCTTTTGCCTCCCGTTTGGAGCTGGCGATAAGGTCTTTctcttcttggatgcgctgctcggttgcccggaccctagccttgaggtcttctaattccTTTTCCAGAAGATGAAGCCATTGAGAATGCACAGATGTGTCAGCCTTGGCGTCCAGAACAGCCTTCTTCTCGTTAAGCGACcagcacctctcggcaatgttggCCTTCAAGGGAGCTTGAGAGCGACGGGTCTCAATTCTATGACGAGCCTGTTCTACTCTTGCCCAGAAGAAGGGGAGGTGACCGGTTTGCCAGAGCTTGACCTGAAGGACTGCAGGAAGTTGAGagttgatctcctcaagaatctgCCTTACTGCACTAGAATCCTGAACCAAGGCATCGATTGGAGCTGACAGGAGGCCCTTCACGCGAAGAAGTTGGCTAGCGATACTAGTTGAATCCGGTTGAGGATCGTTGACTTCTAGTATGGCCAAGCCAACAGATGCAGTATCAAACGCAAGCAACTCCGAAAGGTTCAGGCCCTGAAAGAAGCCATGAATATAGGGCAGCATAGGGATAAGATGTAAACAGTCTGGTGATTAAACATACCTATTCTGGAGGAGGAGTGACGACAGCCGATGAAGTAGCAATCGGCTCCTGAGGACGCGCCCTTTCTGGAAGAGGAGCAATAACAACTGGTGAAGCGATGATCGGCTCTTGGAGACCTACTCTCTCAGAAGAAGGAGCGACAGCTGATGAAGTAGCGATCGGCTCTTGCAGGCGTGCCCCATTCGGAGGAAGACTGACAGTTGGCACCTCCAGAAAGGGACCAATGTCCGACGCCGCGACGACCGGCTCCTGCAGACCTTGAAGGGTGACTGAAGCATCAACCGACATCGCAGGGCCTTCCGGAGCTTCTGGGGTGGGATCCTGAAGAGTAATCAAGGCGCTGACCGGTGCCGAATAATCttctggagctggatccttttgTTATGCGGGTTCCTCCCCACTAGAAATGTCCACAATGTCGGACTGCAAGAGAGAGAACACAATCAAGTTAAAATGAACATATTCAGAGGGTCAGCTACGAGAGGGGCAATCCAAACCTGGCTGGCAATCAGAGCTTCTTGATTGGTGGAAGACGGCCCGACTTCTTTCTGAATTTTCCTGACAAGCATCTTCCTCACCTTGgtgtggactcggggggcaacagcgtCAGAAGGCCGTTTCCGCTTGGGGTCAACTTCGCGGTGCTGGGCTGAATTCGCATGATGCCTTTCAAAGGGGGAGGTGCATGTTTGCCAaaaagaaccacaggggcaactaGCGAAAACTGGAAGTTAGACCCGTCATCATTCTTGGGCTCCgggccatcctcctgctgcaaaaaagAGCAAATGGAGTGAGAAAGGAATTCAGTGAAATCAGAAGAAAGAATGATAGGCTGAcagtaatacctcttcctcagggacttcatactcagcatgaatctgctgcagcatcggccctAGGGCTTTTCGGAAGACATGggtcttccacatcgaccaccagttcTTGAAGtcaatggccgaagaggtgaacGCGAGGTCGACAGGAATTGGGATGAGGAGGTCTAAAAAAAGGCTatagcatctttgggtggtgacgGCGTCAGGCAGGTCAATTCTGTTGGATGTTAAATGGTGAAGGAGGAAGTgtggaggaacttgcccaaggccAAACTGCCGGGTTGCTACAACCGGCTGATAGAATTCATATCCCGGtttgatgatccggttggaaGTACTCATGCCGATCGGCAGGAGGCAAGGGCAGATCATGATAGAATATAGGCGCCGGGTGTCGACATCATCGGCAAAGTCAGCCAACCTGAAGGTGGCCGGGTTCTCAAAGATTTCAGACTCAGTGTAGaggaggaagattgggttgtccaggcccctatagaaaatcctaaaccatcGGGAAGCATCTGAAGGATCGCCAGGGAGGCTGTACAAGGCCTGACTGAAGCTAGTGCATCGGATCTGCCTCCCACTTTGTTCCGGGAAAGAATTATTGGCCAAAGAGGGGAAATTTGGGATGAAATCCTGAAAataaaggtgagcccacaattggatgaaccaccagggaccaccagtcctaagtttcttctgggaaagaaggctcaaggatatcagatgaaggtatctgtagatttctccaagaaataatttaccaaggccaacagtctGACCTTTAGCCAGCTCGTAAGCTAGAGGGAGATAATTCTtgttggagcaagggaaggaccgcaaaataagAAGTGCTCTAACCAAAGATTCAAGAAAGCCGTGTGTTCCTTCTCTGTCACCGGTCCTTTGGTTTTTAAGTGCTGATTTaggtatgcaccccagtttgtgcactctgtttTGGAAGATAACTTAAAGGGAACTTCAGATAGCCTATAGGCAGAGGGGCAAGTTGACGAGATATCcagaccagtgatcatcatcaCGTCCAGacgggttggagtcatcggcctATGGCCAAAGAGgaaacagttcaaggcatcagaccaaaagtagccgatggtcttcagaaggttctcgtccttctcaagaggggacaGAGATagggacagagcatcggctatccctatggattcccatgtgggctggtaggtaTTCGCCACTCTGTTGTACCAGGTTatccagccctcgggaggatttggccaagcacgGAGGTTGTCGGACCAGGAGTCTAGATCTATGTTTTGGCTTACGAATGGAATTCGATTAGCCTcgcaagaaatcagatctacgggtttctcgtaagaacgaggcccgagacaGAAAgagttgggggaagaaggatgtggcAAAAGGATATCGGAAACCTGAAGGGATCCATGCAAATAATCAGAGAAAGGTCATTTAATGGCGCAGAGAATCTAGTAATTGCCGCATTAAATTAAGCAAAGGTCGGAGTCTTACCTTCAGGCCAAAGACGTTCGCGTCGGTGTTCGAAGAATCCGCCATCAGGAACCTTGACGAAGATCAAGGGTTTGGGGAccagatctagggttggcggcgcgaGATCGAATTCGTGTTCTAAGGCTTAGGTGCGAATCTTGTGGCTAAggtttatgagcaaaagggTTTTTGGAGAGTAATTTGGATTCAGAGATTTTTTCTGGGAAAGGTTCCGGATTTAAGCGAAAAATGGAATGAATTGAAGAACTGGTTTGGATCCAGATCGGCATATTTTgaggaaaggaaccgatgcgttgccatcggctcttaacgGATCGGCTTTTAAACGAGTCGCGATTGAAAGAAGATTTTTATTTACAATGGGGAGTaattacaaaaggggagccgattgctcctagagccgatctatcaGCTTAATGCTatagtctaccaccagtagacgctggaggtcttgcggcgcttggttgGTGGAGCCGTGCTGACGTCGCtatcgccgccgctgccggcgaTGTCGCTACCGTCGTCTCCACTGCTACTGCTGGTGAAGCCGCtgttgtcttcggcttcttcgtcgtcgtcgtcgtcatcatctTCCAATGATCCGGCAAGGAGGAAGTTTCCTGCTTCTGAATCCTCCTCGGTGGAGGAGGAATCAGCTTCTTCTTCCGAGGAAGAGGAGAAGTCCTCTTCCCAGGATGTGTCATCTTCCTCCAATTCATCAACAAGGAGTAGATGGAGGTCTTCgccgtcggtcagggactcgtcatcctctgaccaagattggaagtcccattcctctgcatcccaatacGGGGGGCAAGGACTTCGTAGGCGGCTATGGGCTCGTATTCTGGAGTGGGCTCTCGAGTGGAGTCAGACTCAAAGGAGATGgcggaagaagcagaggaagaggaagaagccatatGAGAAGGGGGAAATCGAGTTAGGAATGGTTGCCAATGGCTAAGAGAGAAGACGATTAGAAGAAAGTGACTGGGATAGGTTTATAAAGACAAAGTGGAAGGTGAATCGGCACCATAGCGGTTTTCCAAGGAgcctgatgcagagcagtcacatcctctggaagttgaagaggcacgcctgtacggattttaaaagtcgaagaggcgaggtGATTAAAAGGagaaatggtttcggaataattattgaCGAAACCAGGgcggcatgtgttatcgccataatttaggcgggccagaaaggtgggcggaggagcaagatgggcttgaagGATAGccatagtgggcttgcgaatcgggctTTATACAGGTGCTTGAGGCCAAGGGTGGCCgcgtatctagataggcatgtgtgtttaaacagtttagatagagatagttaagatttgtgtcgtgtttagttaggattggttagggaaggcaagtctacggactataaatttGTATTCTAGATAAATAATAAAagaatcaatcattcatcaacaactctcggtgcatcgccacccctgttctagggtttctcgggtaagcgccgtgcggccccgatcacgccctgcgtgatcggggcagcatcgttcttACTTATTTACCTTtcgtgtttctcgttctgaagcgttgttgatagCGAGCAACACTAGTTACCTTAGCGTtaatagagtagcatcggctcttccatACGTTAATCGTGCTTTGCTTGTTACTTGTAAACACCCGGCTGTCCCTGTACTCGATTTCGGGTATAAAGGGCAGTGCCTTGCTTCAtatttgtttagtagatccaatctgttatggttagacTTCGTCGATCgaggatttagtttaatatctgcatgattaggcccttcaaacagaATGAATGTTCCGGCGGTATTCTGGGTACATTGTAATAGCTTaagaagggattgttccgggaatcggcttttggttggtttttaggcctctgcttaggttgttgtttcgtcaccttccgtatctgttaggcttaattacgtgtaggatgttccgattacgcagtgaaagctttaaccgtcgtagattggattagcttgatgCTTATGGAACAAGATTCATATTACTACTGGATATATTTGCTACATTTATAGATCTGATCCGAtactgaacacaatcggctctttacagccgataccgggaatcatccgatgagccgatcacggctcggactaatgtttatatgtGTCTGTGTGTGCAGGACACTAAcgtataacaccttcctgatcaggtacaaggttatgtggcacgcctagcaacccagaatccaggacgtgtgccggatctcgggccgttgactgagggaccagggcccacagcagtcccgggagcctcccgactcctcgtgttgcctgtcgctgctcgccggtgggttttgactgacaacaGTATGCCAACTAGTTTGTAGTTTGTAATGTAAAGGCACGATCATGAAGACATAAAACACTTAAAAGTCACCTAATAGTCTTATATAGAAGTTCAAGCGGATCGAACACAAACAGTGACATAAAAGAGGACCATACATGGTCAAGATAGTCACATAACAGTCTTACATAACATAATAAGTTCAAACGGATTGGAAGCAATTGATGATAAAGGGGACCATATATAGTCAAATCCAAATAGCGATTGCTGCTAGATAACGAGAAATATAACCCTATAGAAGAGTTATATTTTTCAGTCTTTATTTATCGCCCTTTTCGGCTCATCAAATGTAGCTCAGAAGGCGAGACACATTGACAACTTTTATGGGCTTGATGATATAGTCCTTCTCACCTCCATCAAGGCACCTTCATACAAAAATAGGAACATAGAACAAATTGAATAGTTAGGTAAAAATTATGTGAAATTTACATGAGTTAACAATTTGTCTATTTACTCACATTTTAATCCTTTCAGGGACGTCCTcagtgcatgtaatcaccaCAGCGAGATGGTTAAGCTTGGGTGATTTCTGTGTGGAAATacaaatttttaattaattattagtACATGGGAGCAAAACATTCAACATAATATTTGATGAAATTAAAACTAATTTCCATAAAAGGAACCTACCTTGACCTCAACCAGAAGATCATAACCAGTCATATCAGGCATACAATAATCAGTGAGAATCAACTGCACATCATGTTCCTATATTCAAGTGCACATAGACAAATATTTAGTAAATACTCAAATTAACTAAAACAAGTAAGGATAGCATTACGAATAGAGATTTTGTAAACTATAGATATATACCATATCCAAGA
The Panicum hallii strain FIL2 chromosome 6, PHallii_v3.1, whole genome shotgun sequence genome window above contains:
- the LOC112896287 gene encoding two-component response regulator ORR12-like, whose product is MASPHVLLVEDSCVDRFVASRLLESFSIRVTTVEGPKKALKFLDMEHDVQLILTDYCMPDMTGYDLLVEVKKSPKLNHLAVVITCTEDVPERIKMCLDGGEKDYIIKPIKVVNVSRLLSYI
- the LOC112898310 gene encoding nucleolar transcription factor 1-like, giving the protein MAITHAALDDESLTDGEDLHLLLVDELEEDDTSWEEDFSSSSEEEADSSSTEEDSEAGNFLLAGSLEDDDDDDDEEAEDNSGFTSSSSGDDGSDIAGSGGDSDVSTAPPTKRRKTSSVYWW